AACTGTTCAAACCGGAAGGAATACAAATTTTAGTAGATCTATTTGAACAAAACGATGATGAAGAGTTATTGATGCTAGCCATTGAATGGTCTTTGGCTTTAGGAGACATCACGCAAGCTGAAGTCCTCTTAGCCCATGATTTCAAGGATGAATTGGCTCGAGATTATGCACTTATGTTAAGTCTGTTTCTTATTCAAGAAAGAGAAACAGAAATCCAGCTTGCCCAAGAGTTCCTGAAGAACAAGCCAAACAGCATTTTCTCACCCAGATTTCGACAGATAATTTCGCGTATGTCTGCTCGACAAATAAGTATGTAAGTACATTGAAATAATGGAGATTCAAATGAATATTCGCAAAGCTTATACCTTTGATGATGTACTACTTTTACCCAAGCACTCTACTGTATTGCCTGCAACGGTGGAGCTGGGCACCAATATTACTTCCAAAATTGCTTTAAAAATTCCTTTGCTTTCTGCGGCAATGGATACCGTCACTGAAGCAGATACTGCTATTGCCATCGCCAGAGAAGGTGGATTGGGCGTGATCCATAAAAACTTAAGTATCGAGGAACAAGCTCGGCAAGTACACCTGGTTAAGCGTGCTGAAAGTGGAGTAGTTGTTCATCCTTACACAGTATCTCCTAATGACGACCTTGCCAGAGTTCTAGCCTTAAAAGCTAAACATCGGGTGGGAGGATTTCCAGTTGTTGAAAACGACCTTTTAGTGGGCATTCTTACTAACAGAGATATTCGCTTTGAGGAGAATCTCAAACGAAAAGTTAAAGAAATGATGACTCCACTTGAGCATCTTGTAACAGCTCCGGAAAGTATTAATTGGGAGCAAGCTACCAATCTTCTGCAAAAACATCGCATAGAGAAGCTGCTTTTAGTAGATAACTTGGGGAAACTAAAGGGTATGATTACCGTAAGAGATATCCTCAAACGGCAAAACTATCCTCATGCCGTGCAAGATAAACAAAATAGGCTGTTGGTGGCAGCAGCAGTAGGCGTAACAGGTGATTATCTGGAACGTGCGCAGGAATTGGTTAGAGCAGGAGTAGATATCATTGTGATGGATACTGCTCATGGTCACCATATCCATTTTAAGAACGCATTGTATCAGATAAAAAAGAAGCTAAACACTGAAGTATTGGCTGGGAA
The genomic region above belongs to Candidatus Cloacimonadota bacterium and contains:
- the guaB gene encoding IMP dehydrogenase, giving the protein MMEIQMNIRKAYTFDDVLLLPKHSTVLPATVELGTNITSKIALKIPLLSAAMDTVTEADTAIAIAREGGLGVIHKNLSIEEQARQVHLVKRAESGVVVHPYTVSPNDDLARVLALKAKHRVGGFPVVENDLLVGILTNRDIRFEENLKRKVKEMMTPLEHLVTAPESINWEQATNLLQKHRIEKLLLVDNLGKLKGMITVRDILKRQNYPHAVQDKQNRLLVAAAVGVTGDYLERAQELVRAGVDIIVMDTAHGHHIHFKNALYQIKKKLNTEVLAGNVATKEACRYLIDNGVDAVKVGIGPGSICTTRVVSGVGVPQLSAIMDCAEEADKSGIGLIADGGIKYSGDIVKALAGGAAAVMIGSLFAGCDESPGEAIIYNGRRFKSYRGMGSIGAMKRGSKDRYFQNSVSENKLVAEGIEGMVPYKGPLSEFIYQLIGGLRSGMGYIGAANLSQLRINAEFVEISSAGLKESHPHDVRITKETPNYQSGD